Proteins from a genomic interval of Chiloscyllium plagiosum isolate BGI_BamShark_2017 chromosome 36, ASM401019v2, whole genome shotgun sequence:
- the parp16 gene encoding protein mono-ADP-ribosyltransferase PARP16 isoform X2: MEHMLADAQNLPNLKQLLQSGINPQKRTLELLSWACLSKNLTIKSLGKKGYEEIQELTGFTTPSAATPDFLFEIVYCDQMNAKFEETKGDRDLIYAFHGSRLENFYSIIHCGLQCHLNKTSLFGEGTYLTSDLSLALLYSPHGNGWHQSILGPVLSCVAVCEIIDHPDVKCQVKGKDAGGIDRRRARVRNSEGGDVPQKYFVVTNNQLLRVKYLLIYSEKLHRRRPTKQPSWISRHSFIVMMMLYLLLLIAIGACNSPTFQYYWNRFLESKR, encoded by the exons ATGGAACACATG CTTGCTGATGCTCAGAATCTGCCAAATCTAAAACAGTTGCTACAGTCTGGAATAAACCCACAAAAAAGAACCTTAGAACTTCTCAGCTGGGCCTGTTTATCAAAAAACCTAACCATCAAAAGTTTGGGGAAAAAGGGG TATGAAGAAATCCAGGAACTCACTGGGTTCACAACTCCCTCTGCTGCTACCCCAGACTTCTTGTTTGAGATTGTCTATTGTGATCAGATGAATGCCAAGTTTGAGGAAACCAAAGGAGATCGAGATCTCATCTATGCATTTCATGGGAGCCGACTCGAGAATTTTTACTCTATAATTCATTGTGGTTTACAGTGTCATTTAAACAAG ACCTCTTTGTTTGGGGAAGGAACTTACCTTACCAGTGATCTGAGCTTGGCTCTTCTGTACAGTCCCCATGGTAATGGCTGGCACCAAAGTATTCTGGGACCTGTCCTTAGCTGTGTTGCAGTTTGTGAGATCATTGACCATCCTGATGTTAAATGCCAAGTTAAAGGAAAAG ATGCTGGTGGCATAGATCGCCGAAGAGCAAGGGTCCGGAACAGTGAAGGTGGCGATGTTCCACAAAAGTACTTTGTGGTCACAAACAACCAGCTCCTGAGAGTAAAATACCTGCTCATTTATTCTGAGAAACTACACCGAAGAAG ACCCACAAAGCAACCATCCTGGATCTCTCGGCATAGTTTTATAGTAATGATGATGCTGTATTTGTTGCTGCTGATAGCTATTGGTGCCTGTAACTCACCAACTTTCCAGTATTACTGGAATCGATTTCTTGAATCAAAGCGATGA
- the parp16 gene encoding protein mono-ADP-ribosyltransferase PARP16 isoform X1 — MFYRQCASFGEMEEDSISFYFRLADAQNLPNLKQLLQSGINPQKRTLELLSWACLSKNLTIKSLGKKGYEEIQELTGFTTPSAATPDFLFEIVYCDQMNAKFEETKGDRDLIYAFHGSRLENFYSIIHCGLQCHLNKTSLFGEGTYLTSDLSLALLYSPHGNGWHQSILGPVLSCVAVCEIIDHPDVKCQVKGKDAGGIDRRRARVRNSEGGDVPQKYFVVTNNQLLRVKYLLIYSEKLHRRRPTKQPSWISRHSFIVMMMLYLLLLIAIGACNSPTFQYYWNRFLESKR; from the exons ATGTTTTACAGGCAATGCGCTTCATTTGGGGAAATGGAAGAGGATTCAATAAGTTTTTACTTTAGG CTTGCTGATGCTCAGAATCTGCCAAATCTAAAACAGTTGCTACAGTCTGGAATAAACCCACAAAAAAGAACCTTAGAACTTCTCAGCTGGGCCTGTTTATCAAAAAACCTAACCATCAAAAGTTTGGGGAAAAAGGGG TATGAAGAAATCCAGGAACTCACTGGGTTCACAACTCCCTCTGCTGCTACCCCAGACTTCTTGTTTGAGATTGTCTATTGTGATCAGATGAATGCCAAGTTTGAGGAAACCAAAGGAGATCGAGATCTCATCTATGCATTTCATGGGAGCCGACTCGAGAATTTTTACTCTATAATTCATTGTGGTTTACAGTGTCATTTAAACAAG ACCTCTTTGTTTGGGGAAGGAACTTACCTTACCAGTGATCTGAGCTTGGCTCTTCTGTACAGTCCCCATGGTAATGGCTGGCACCAAAGTATTCTGGGACCTGTCCTTAGCTGTGTTGCAGTTTGTGAGATCATTGACCATCCTGATGTTAAATGCCAAGTTAAAGGAAAAG ATGCTGGTGGCATAGATCGCCGAAGAGCAAGGGTCCGGAACAGTGAAGGTGGCGATGTTCCACAAAAGTACTTTGTGGTCACAAACAACCAGCTCCTGAGAGTAAAATACCTGCTCATTTATTCTGAGAAACTACACCGAAGAAG ACCCACAAAGCAACCATCCTGGATCTCTCGGCATAGTTTTATAGTAATGATGATGCTGTATTTGTTGCTGCTGATAGCTATTGGTGCCTGTAACTCACCAACTTTCCAGTATTACTGGAATCGATTTCTTGAATCAAAGCGATGA
- the parp16 gene encoding protein mono-ADP-ribosyltransferase PARP16 isoform X3, with the protein MFYRQCASFGEMEEDSISFYFRLADAQNLPNLKQLLQSGINPQKRTLELLSWACLSKNLTIKSLGKKGYEEIQELTGFTTPSAATPDFLFEIVYCDQMNAKFEETKGDRDLIYAFHGSRLENFYSIIHCGLQCHLNKTSLFGEGTYLTSDLSLALLYSPHGNGWHQSILGPVLSCVAVCEIIDHPDVKCQVKGKDAGGIDRRRARVRNSEGGDVPQKYFVVTNNQLLRVKYLLIYSEKLHRRRILL; encoded by the exons ATGTTTTACAGGCAATGCGCTTCATTTGGGGAAATGGAAGAGGATTCAATAAGTTTTTACTTTAGG CTTGCTGATGCTCAGAATCTGCCAAATCTAAAACAGTTGCTACAGTCTGGAATAAACCCACAAAAAAGAACCTTAGAACTTCTCAGCTGGGCCTGTTTATCAAAAAACCTAACCATCAAAAGTTTGGGGAAAAAGGGG TATGAAGAAATCCAGGAACTCACTGGGTTCACAACTCCCTCTGCTGCTACCCCAGACTTCTTGTTTGAGATTGTCTATTGTGATCAGATGAATGCCAAGTTTGAGGAAACCAAAGGAGATCGAGATCTCATCTATGCATTTCATGGGAGCCGACTCGAGAATTTTTACTCTATAATTCATTGTGGTTTACAGTGTCATTTAAACAAG ACCTCTTTGTTTGGGGAAGGAACTTACCTTACCAGTGATCTGAGCTTGGCTCTTCTGTACAGTCCCCATGGTAATGGCTGGCACCAAAGTATTCTGGGACCTGTCCTTAGCTGTGTTGCAGTTTGTGAGATCATTGACCATCCTGATGTTAAATGCCAAGTTAAAGGAAAAG ATGCTGGTGGCATAGATCGCCGAAGAGCAAGGGTCCGGAACAGTGAAGGTGGCGATGTTCCACAAAAGTACTTTGTGGTCACAAACAACCAGCTCCTGAGAGTAAAATACCTGCTCATTTATTCTGAGAAACTACACCGAAGAAG